A window of Methanobrevibacter thaueri genomic DNA:
TTGATTAGGCATAATAAAAACTTTTACTCCACCTATTTATTAAATTTAACTATTTTTAGATAAAATTAAAAATTCACAACTAATTTTCATCAAAAAATTTCAAATCAACAAAGTTTTTGAAAGAGTCTGCAAACTTATTAAAACTATTCAAAATTCATGCAGAAATTTTTAATTTTTGTTCTTAAATCACATGTCCATAGAACCCAATTTCTAAAAAAATAAAAGAAAATTATTAATCATATCAACTTATTGATTTTAATAAGTCCTCACCACATTCAATAGTATTCCTGATTTGATTTTCAAAAGATTCAAAAGCTCCGATAGTAATTTCATAATCTTCAGGTTCCAATTCATATAACAAAAATGCACTATAAGTAACTTTAGGCATTCCCTTTTCAGATAATCTTTTACATTCATCAAATAAATTACTATTTATCTTACCAAACGGAACCCAAATCGAGGCAACATATGGCACTAATGGTACCTGGTGGGCAGAACATACATTTGACGCTTACGGCGAATATAAAGTCAATGCAACCTATGTTGGATTGGATAATGTAACAATTACAAATGCAACAATCAGTATTTCTAAAACTCCAACTGAAATCACTGTTGAAAATGCAACTCTTGAATTGCTTGTAGGGGATTCTGTAGGTACTGGTGCTGCATTAACTCCAGCAGACGTAGGTGAGTTAACTTTCACTTCAAGCAACACTACTGTTGCTAAAGTTGAAGATGGAAAAATCATAGCTGTTGGTGAAGGCTCCGCAATCATTACAGTCAGTTTTGCCGGTAATGATGATTATTCTGCAGCTGAAGACAAAACAATAAATGTTAAAGTAATCAAATACGATTCCAAAGTCACAATCGAACCAATTAACAATACCGTATATCCAAACAACGTTACAATCAAATACAGTATTGAAAACAAAACCAACGTAACAGTAACAATTGATGGAGTATCCGATGATAAAATCATTATCACAAACGATACCATTACTGTTATTGGTCTCGACGCTGGCGAATACACAATAACAATACTCAACAACGAAAGCAACATATACCACAAATCAAACGACACAAAAACATTCACCGTAAACAAACAGACAACCAGCATTACCGCTTCTGATGTGACCACAACATACAACATCAACAAGGATTTAGTAATCACTTTAAAAGACAGCAACGGCAAAGCATTAGCTAATGTTAAAGTAACAGTTGACTTGAACGGTGCTAAAACCTACACTACCGACAAGAACGGTCAGGTCAAGGTATCAACCAAAGGACTTGCACCTAAGACTTACACTGCCAAGGTAACATTCAACGGCGATACCAATTATGTTAAATCAACTAATGATGTTAAAGTCACTGTCAAGAAGGCCACTCCTAAACTGACTGCCAAAAAGAAAACCTTTAAAACCAGTGTTAAAACCAAAAAGTACGCTATAATCTTAAAGGACAATACTGGTAAGGCAATCACGAAGGCTAAAGTCACCCTAAAAGTCAAGGGCAAAACCTATAAGGCAACAACCAACAGTAAAGGTAAAGCAGTCTTCAAAATCAAAAAGCTCAACAAGAAAGGAACCTTCAAGGCAACAATAACATATAAAGGAAACAAATACTACAACAAGGTATCCAAAAAAGCCAACATTAAAGTTATTGTCACCTTCAAGACAGTATCCAAAGGAAGCAAGGACAAATCCACAGTTAAAGAAATCCAACAGGCCCTAAAAGACCACGGATACTACCTCTCATACAAAGGACACTACTTGAAAGTTGACGGCAAGTTCCAAAGCTGCACTGAAAGATCCGTCAAGGAGTTCCAAAAGGACAAAGGCCTTAAAGTGACCGGTAAGGTTGATGAAAAGACCGCCAAAAAGCTCGGTTTAATTTAAATCTAATGTGGATGCAATTGCATCTGCACTTTTTTCTTTTTTTGCATTTTTCATTTAATCATTTTTTAATAGGTACTGCTTTTTTTGAGTTTTTAAAGTCAAATCAATAGGTATATTAATATCAGTTTATAGACCCATAACCAATGAATGAAAGCATTGTCTAAAATTGTCATGACAGTATGGATTTTATTTTAAAATTTTAAAAAATGAATTAAAAACTTCACTCAACTTTGATAATTAGATAATAATATTTATTGAACAACAATAAAACTACATTCTATAATTAAAAAGAAAAAAGAATTAAATGATATTAAAATACCATTTAACTACAAAATTTTAGAATATTCTAAAAAATAATCAAAAAATATTTTTATCACCCTGGAGCACTTGCAGAAACTTCTACATGAGTATCCGTTGTAGGAATTAATTTTAATTCCCCATTGTCATCCATCATCCAAATATACTCAACATCATCAGAATTCGTATCTGATTTAAAATCATCTTCAAAAATATTATCTGAGGATATGAAACATAATACTAAACAAAGTATTAATAAACCAACAACAAATGAAATAAATTTTGAATCAAACATTGTTAAATACTCCTATGGGAAATGAGAATAAGAAATTGAGCATTTTATTGATTTAATTGGAAATGACACAGTTCTTGAACCTGAATATGTTGTTCCTGCTTTTTGACTTAAATTAAAAATAGCTGGTTGATTAATCGTTTCAACTTTTCCTTTATAATTAGGTTTTGAATAGACTTTTATTACATAAGCTATTTTTACAGCAATTTTGTGTTTTGTTAATTTTTTTGTAGATATCTTTACTACTTTTGCACCCCATTTTTGAACTATAACTGTACATGAGAATGCGTATCCTTTAGGATTTGCATTAATATATGACATTTTTTTAGATAGATAAAATGCATAACCCTTTCCAGATATAGCTTTTTGACCTATTTCTGAAATAAAACTATAATTATCTGGCAATACAATATTAACTGAATTAGTTATATTTGTATTGTTAAGTATTATAATTGTTTGGTTTGTGTAATATTGGTTAAATTCAAGCAAATCATATTTATAATTTCCTAAATTAGGATCTGCCAAAATAATAAAATCTTCATTAATTTCTTTTACTACTGACCAATGATTAACTCCTATAATATTCATATGAACAATATAATTTTCTTTAAGATTAGTTGATTCTATTTGAACACCAACTCCAATTAAATTATATTTTTTAGAAGCATCAAGTATTCCTTTCATTGTTGTGCCGTTTACACTACTACTATTAGTAGCAATTTTAGCTTCATTTAATGTAATATTTTTACCTAGATTGTTTAAAACTGTTGCAAATGATGCTGCACCACAACTATATTCATCATCAGACATGACCACACCAGAAGTGTTTAATTCCAATGGCAGTTCAGTTTCAAACGAAATATTATTTTCATAATACTCATCATATTCATTTATAATTATTTCATCATCATCATTTATTGTATCGTATTCATCGATAACATCCATATCATCTGATTCTAACGTAATATTAGTTTCAATAGTATCATCAGCCACAACACAGGATATGCTTAATAAAAATACTAAACATAATAATACACCTATTACTTTTTTATACATTTTAATCACCTCTAGTTTATATTTATTGAATATTTTTAGGCATGCCTAAATATTAATTATTATGATTTTAAAATCCCTAGTATATAAATGTTTTGATAAATTTAAAAATTAAGAATAGATGTATAATAATAAAAAAAATTTTAAAAAATATAAATTATATAATAAATTATATGAATAATTATTCAAATAATAATATTTTATTAATTAAATTTAAATAAAATTTAATAATAATTAATATATTCTAAAATATTAGAACAATTTTAAATTATTTGTAATTTAAATTATAAAATTTCTAATATCTATTCTTAAATCCATATATTGTCATTACACCTATATCACCATTTATTTTTTTGAATTTTGCAACAACAACTCTATTATTGAATACATGTTGATAAGAAGCAATTGTATAAAGCAGTTAGAGATGCCTCTTCAATGTTGGGAACAAATCTTACCCCCCCCTAAGAATTTACCTACACCTGTTGAGTCATTGCTGATGATTAATCCTGAGTAATTCATGAAAAATTGTGAGTATGTATCAGAGTTTACATCAAACATTAATACTTCATTACTTATTGATAAAGTGTTTGAGAAGGTAATTAATCTATCATAGACATCAAAGAGTAGCTGCGTAGTTTGTGAGATTTTCCTTACAGGAACCCTAACCAAAATAGCTGACGATTGAAATCTCTAATTTGGAATCTATAAAACTTTGTATTCCATTTTATCCTTTGTTTTGATTTTAAGATTTTTCAAGTCACTTCTGAAAAGATTAGAATAAGAAATGTTGCCCAAATTATTCAAGAAAAGATAATCATAGCCGGATGAATAGCTTCCCCTTCTCTGATTGTAAGTACTCATTAAAATATTGATTTGTAATTCCTCTTGCAATGTCATAATTAATATTTTATTATCTTTTTTATATAATTCGGGATTACTGGTAATGTAACAAATTGTAATTTTACTAACAACAAAGCAACCAATGGTAATGGTGGAGCAATTTTATTTGCTAGTAAGGGTAATGTAACAAATTGTAATTTTACTAACAACTCCGCTTATTATGGTGGTGCAGTTTACTTCTTGGATACTGGTGAAGTAACAAATTGTAATTTTACTAATAACTCCGCAACATACGGAGGTGGTGCTATTAGGTTTAGTTCCGCTGGTACTGTAACAAATTGTAATTTTACTAACAACTCTGCTAGTTATGGTGGGGCTATCAGATTCAATGGTGAAGGTACTGTAACAAATTGTAATTTTACAAATAACACTGCAGGTGATTGGGGTGGTGCAGTTTACTTCTCTTGGGAGACCTCTGGTGAAGTGATAAATTGTAATTTCACTAACAACAGTGCACCCTTGGGTGGTGCTATTTATTTCCAAACAGACTCTAATGGTAATGTAACAAATTGTAATTTCATTAACAACAATGCAACACGTAATGGTGGTGCTATCATAATGTCTTTAGGTACTGTAACAAATTGTAATTTTACTGGCAATAATGCTACTACTAGTTCTGCAATTTACTTCTACAAATGGGATTCTTCAGATACTTTAACTGTTTCCGATTCTACTTTCTTAAACAATAGGGCAAATGCAGAAGCTTTAGATGTAGTTAAAAATGATAATAATATTACAATTACTTTCACAGGTCATAATAACCTTTTAAATGCAATTTATTCTAGAGAAGATGCTGAAGTTGCTTTTACCAATGTGAAATATTGGGGAGCAACTGGAATTACAACAGTCAGTGCTAGATTGTCCGGATCCAATAAGGCAGCCGGTCAAAACATCACTGTTGGCGTAGTTGTCAATGGCGAAATTGTTTTAAATAATGTTAAAGTCACAGATGAAAATGGTATGATTGTTTTGGATATAACTGCTGGTGAAAACTATTACATCGGCGTTCGCCATGACACTGATTCATACTACACTGAAGCTGAAAAAACAATCTCAAACAACACTAAATTCAATGTGAATGTCACATCTCAAACAACCAATAACAAGACTGTCAACATCACTGCAAAATCCAATATCTACAGTGAAATTATGCCAGGTAAATTATCTAATTTACTATTAAATTCAATGACTTTTTTGATTTGAAAATCATCATAAACATCAGGTACAAAGTTTATTAACCTATCCCAATTTTCATGATTTATTATGGGAAACTTGGTTAAATAATAATAAAAATTTGATATATCTTCTAAAGTCCCTGAATCATACAATTCTTTTGTAGTAACATTCAAATATGATTTTTTAAAGTTTTTTATATTGGTAAGATTCAATTCAATTTCAGATTTTAGAATAATTGATGCTCCTTTCTTTTTCTTATAAATTTTATATTCTTCTGTGAAATACGTCAAAGCCCATGCTGAAAAAGCACCTACTAATGCTGCAATAATTGTGGAATCTATTGAAAACATAACAATCAAGATTCTTTTTGAGGTTTCTAATTTAAAACTCTTTTGTAACAATCAATATTATTAAGTATCAAATTATTTTATTTAAAATACAACACTAATATACTAAAAAAATAGCAAATAAAATCCTAAAATAAATAAAAATATAATTGAAAAATCATAATAAAGTTTCCACTTCATTAATGAATTTTTCAGCCTGTAAAATAAGTTCTTCAGCATCTTCTTCTGTAAAAGTTTTTGAATAACCGTAACTGGAATCGTTTCTATTTTCATGGGCATCATAAAGGTATCCATAGGTTTTCTTGCTAAGCAATCCTGTTTTGACGTATTCCTTGGTAAGTTGTCTTAAGGTTCCCTCATGGGTTTTTGGGGAAATGCTCTTTTTAAGAAGTAATGCCAGAGCAGAGGAATACATTGCATAATAGGACATGGTGACTGAGTCCCTATATTGTCCGCCTTCATATAACATTTTACTTGAGATTAACTGACTTTTTAACATTGATTGCATCTTTTGGATTATCCAATTACTACACCTTCTTTAAGTACGTTAGTTAAGAATGGATAATCTTCTACTTTTTGGAATTCGTCTTCTGTCATTAATCTTGGGGATATAACTTCATCTTTTTCTAAAATTATATCCATAGCGATTTTGTGGATTTCCGGTTTGATTTTATCTGCAATTGGAGATACGATTAAGATATCGATGTCTGACTCTTCATTGTCGTCTCCACGAGCTACAG
This region includes:
- a CDS encoding right-handed parallel beta-helix repeat-containing protein; the protein is MTGNVTNCNFTNNKATNGNGGAILFASKGNVTNCNFTNNSAYYGGAVYFLDTGEVTNCNFTNNSATYGGGAIRFSSAGTVTNCNFTNNSASYGGAIRFNGEGTVTNCNFTNNTAGDWGGAVYFSWETSGEVINCNFTNNSAPLGGAIYFQTDSNGNVTNCNFINNNATRNGGAIIMSLGTVTNCNFTGNNATTSSAIYFYKWDSSDTLTVSDSTFLNNRANAEALDVVKNDNNITITFTGHNNLLNAIYSREDAEVAFTNVKYWGATGITTVSARLSGSNKAAGQNITVGVVVNGEIVLNNVKVTDENGMIVLDITAGENYYIGVRHDTDSYYTEAEKTISNNTKFNVNVTSQTTNNKTVNITAKSNIYSEIMPGKLSNLLLNSMTFLI
- a CDS encoding HEPN domain-containing protein, whose product is MLKSQLISSKMLYEGGQYRDSVTMSYYAMYSSALALLLKKSISPKTHEGTLRQLTKEYVKTGLLSKKTYGYLYDAHENRNDSSYGYSKTFTEEDAEELILQAEKFINEVETLL
- a CDS encoding peptidoglycan-binding domain-containing protein, which produces MDNVTITNATISISKTPTEITVENATLELLVGDSVGTGAALTPADVGELTFTSSNTTVAKVEDGKIIAVGEGSAIITVSFAGNDDYSAAEDKTINVKVIKYDSKVTIEPINNTVYPNNVTIKYSIENKTNVTVTIDGVSDDKIIITNDTITVIGLDAGEYTITILNNESNIYHKSNDTKTFTVNKQTTSITASDVTTTYNINKDLVITLKDSNGKALANVKVTVDLNGAKTYTTDKNGQVKVSTKGLAPKTYTAKVTFNGDTNYVKSTNDVKVTVKKATPKLTAKKKTFKTSVKTKKYAIILKDNTGKAITKAKVTLKVKGKTYKATTNSKGKAVFKIKKLNKKGTFKATITYKGNKYYNKVSKKANIKVIVTFKTVSKGSKDKSTVKEIQQALKDHGYYLSYKGHYLKVDGKFQSCTERSVKEFQKDKGLKVTGKVDEKTAKKLGLI
- a CDS encoding nucleotidyltransferase domain-containing protein, which produces MHDRIKIAKEFAETIKSDDIKLIMLFGSVARGDDNEESDIDILIVSPIADKIKPEIHKIAMDIILEKDEVISPRLMTEDEFQKVEDYPFLTNVLKEGVVIG
- a CDS encoding cysteine peptidase family C39 domain-containing protein; protein product: MYKKVIGVLLCLVFLLSISCVVADDTIETNITLESDDMDVIDEYDTINDDDEIIINEYDEYYENNISFETELPLELNTSGVVMSDDEYSCGAASFATVLNNLGKNITLNEAKIATNSSSVNGTTMKGILDASKKYNLIGVGVQIESTNLKENYIVHMNIIGVNHWSVVKEINEDFIILADPNLGNYKYDLLEFNQYYTNQTIIILNNTNITNSVNIVLPDNYSFISEIGQKAISGKGYAFYLSKKMSYINANPKGYAFSCTVIVQKWGAKVVKISTKKLTKHKIAVKIAYVIKVYSKPNYKGKVETINQPAIFNLSQKAGTTYSGSRTVSFPIKSIKCSISYSHFP